One segment of Rosa chinensis cultivar Old Blush chromosome 6, RchiOBHm-V2, whole genome shotgun sequence DNA contains the following:
- the LOC112173937 gene encoding B3 domain-containing protein Os01g0234100, which translates to MSETQRLSMAIVPFQEHIPSCSPPKFNTERPLKEKEHVFRDKSSCLREITNVVNANTMKSESDKLKRCKKSTVESLYDTSEAQCSVMERAKKLEANLAPAFPRVAKVMRPSNVTGCFCLNLPKKFCGDHLPKQDTMIVLEDESGREFQTKYLVGKAGLSAGWRGFSIAHKLLAGDVVVFQRVTPSKFKVYIVRSSGLDVADCALGLVKLDAGIRQMDTANFTACETAKVSIPREPIQKKNTIACNTSLAPMSDRSGNDGEDFGSEVLDGIRLAESVIPFKEVKGMENFDVIINGLVLNSEFSKYHLTKYYELCCSQSSFLHKNILEGLNFKLVAGIISETINISDAIRACKITTSECDFLTWDKTLQASETLGMNVGFLRTRLNKLASLASESKRYSNLDGGRAEGEVKLLGKKETTTWFDSEIETHNLLSERLKAMFEEVARAPW; encoded by the exons ATGAGTGAGACACAGAGACTCTCAATGGCTATTGTTCCATTCCAGGAACACATACCCTCTTGTTCACCCCCCAAG TTCAACACTGAGAGGCCACTAAAGGAGAAGGAACATGTTTTCAGGGACAAGTCTTCATGTCTCAGAGAGATAACCAAC GTGGTCAATGCTAATACCATGAAGTCTGAAAG TGACAAACTGAAGAGATGTAAGAAATCTACTGTAGAAAGCTTGTATGATACTTCCGAAGCTCAGTGTTCTGTTATGGAGAGAGCGAAGAAGCTTGAAGCCAATCTAGCACCGGCGTTCCCTAGAGTGGCCAAAGTTATGCGCCCGTCAAATGTCACTGGATGCTTCTGTCTT AATCTTCCTAAGAAATTTTGCGGTGATCATTTGCCAAAGCAGGATACAATGATTGTTTTAGAAGATGAAAGTGGGAGAGAATTCCAAACGAAATATCTTGTGGGAAAGGCTGGACTTAGTGCTGGATGGAGAGGATTTTCAATTGCTCACAAGTTATTGGCTGGAGATGTTGTAGTTTTCCAGCGAGTTACTCCTTCCAAATTTAAG GTGTATATTGTTCGATCAAGTGGTTTAGATGTGGCAGATTGTGCTCTTGGCCTTGTTAAATTAGATGCTGGCATCAGACAAATGGATACTG CAAACTTTACTGCATGTGAAACTGCAAAAGTGTCCATTCCTCGTGAACCTATTCAAAAGAAGAACACCATAGCCTGCAATACCTCATTGGCTCCAATGTCAGATCGCTCTGGAAATGATGGTGAAGATTTTGGTTCTGAAGTTCTAGATGGAATTAGGCTTGCAGAGTCTGTTATCCCTTTCAAAGAAGTGAAAGGCATGGAAAACTTTGATGTCATTATCAATGGTTTGGTCCTAAATTCTGAGTTTTCAAAGTACCATTTGACCAAGTACTATGAGCTCTGCTGCAGTCAAAGCTCATTCCTTCATAAGAATATTCTTGAGGGTCTTAACTTCAAACTGGTTGCTGGAATAATTTCTGAGACAATCAATATTTCAGATGCCATTAGAGCCTGCAAGATTACCACTTCAGAGTGTGATTTTTTGACTTGGGATAAGACTTTGCAAGCCTCTGAGACGTTAGGCATGAATGTTGGCTTCCTGCGTACCCGGCTAAACAAGCTTGCAAGCCTTGCTTCAGAATCAAAACGATATAGTAATCTTGATGGAGGCCGAGCAGAAGGGGAAGTAAAGCTTTTGGGGAAAAAGGAGACCACAACTTGGTTTGATTCTGAGATTGAGACTCataatttgttgtctgagaggCTTAAAGCTATGTTCGAAGAAGTGGCCAGGGCCCCTTGGTGA
- the LOC112173894 gene encoding B3 domain-containing protein Os01g0234100 isoform X3 translates to MAIVQEQKQSSKQVLQIKRGRSPNKEEKLLKRKSSCLKQTTKNNMVNAKSIKSESLKPKRLKRATEESVYDTSQAQLSVLERAKEIEASLAPAFPTLIKVMLPSHVTGGFWLGLPKKFCCVHLPKHDTMIALEDESGEEYQTKYLADKVGLSGGWRGFSIAHKLVEGDVVVFHRVTPSKFKVYIVRSKGSDESDCSLGLMNLGVCIKEMDTGDITTCEGAEYEDIRPISVENPQNYNTIACNTKSSPIADLSENDTGSLGSEVFDGIRLAESVIPFKEVSSLENFNIIVDGFIINSEFPKPVLAKYYDLCCGQNAYLHEHLLDGLNWQLITGAISEITTIAEGIRTCKASTLECNFPTWNKTLQAFEVFGMNVGFLRTRLDKLASLASESKRGKEARHEREQAEIEMRTLEAKLLEVKRTISRLLEVETETQNVSSEKLEDMLQQVAKAPW, encoded by the exons atgGCGATTGTTCAAGAACAGAAACAGAGCTCCAAA CAGGTGTTGCAGATTAAGAGGGGAAGATCACCAAACAAGGAAGAAAAGCTGCTGAAGAGAAAATCTTCATGTCTCAAACAGACAACCAAGAACAAT ATGGTCAATGCTAAATCCATCAAGTCTGAAAG TCTTAAACCAAAGCGATTAAAGAGAGCGACAGAAGAAAGCGTATATGACACTTCCCAAGCTCAGCTCTCTGTTCTGGAAAGAGCAAAAGAGATTGAAGCAAGTTTAGCACCAGCGTTTCCTACACTGATCAAAGTTATGCTACCGTCACATGTTACGGGAGGATTCTGGCTT GGTCTTCCTAAGAAATTCTGTTGTGTACATTTGCCAAAACATGACACGATGATTGCTTTGGAAGATGAAAGTGGGGAAGAATACCAAACCAAATATCTTGCGGACAAGGTTGGACTAAGTGGTGGATGGAGAGGCTTTTCGATTGCTCACAAGTTAGTGGAGGGAGATGTGGTAGTTTTCCATCGTGTCACTCCTTCAAAGTTCAAG GTGTATATTGTTCGATCAAAGGGTTCAGATGAATCAGATTGCTCTCTTGGCCTTATGAACCTAGGTGTTTGCATTAAAGAAATGGATACTG GGGACATTACTACTTGTGAAGGGGCAGAATATGAGGATATTAGACCTATTTCAGTGGAAAATCCTCAAAACTATAACACCATAGCCTGCAATACTAAATCCAGTCCGATTGCTGATCTGTCTGAAAATGATACTGGAAGTCTTGGTTCTGAAGTGTTTGATGGAATTAGACTCGCAGAGTCTGTGATTCCTTTCAAAGAAGTGAGCTCCTTGGAGAACTTCAACATCATCGTCGATGGTTTCATCATAAATTCCGAGTTTCCCAAACCAGTTTTGGCGAAGTACTATGACCTTTGCTGCGGTCAAAACGCATACCTTCATGAACATCTTCTGGACGGTCTTAATTGGCAACTCATAACCGGGGCAATTTCTGAAATAACCACCATCGCAGAAGGCATAAGAACCTGCAAGGCTTCCACATTAGAATGTAATTTTCCAACTTGGAATAAGACTCTACAGGCCTTTGAggtgtttggcatgaatgttgGTTTCCTGCGTACCCGGCTAGACAAGCTTGCAAGTCTCGCTTCAGAGTCAAAAAGAGGTAAAGAGGCAAGGCATGAAAGGGAACAAGCAGAAATAGAGATGAGAACCTTGGAGGCAAAGCTGTTGGAAGTGAAAAGGACCATAAGCAGGCTGTTGGAAGTAGAGACTGAGACTCAAAATGTGAGTTCAGAAAAGCTTGAGGACATGCTCCAACAAGTGGCTAAGGCCCCTTGGTGA
- the LOC112173894 gene encoding B3 domain-containing protein Os01g0234100 isoform X1, with protein sequence MAIVQEQKQSSKQVLQIKRGRSPNKEEKLLKRKSSCLKQTTKNNMVNAKSIKSESSLKPKRLKRATEESVYDTSQAQLSVLERAKEIEASLAPAFPTLIKVMLPSHVTGGFWLGLPKKFCCVHLPKHDTMIALEDESGEEYQTKYLADKVGLSGGWRGFSIAHKLVEGDVVVFHRVTPSKFKVYIVRSKGSDESDCSLGLMNLGVCIKEMDTGDITTCEGAEYEDIRPISVENPQNYNTIACNTKSSPIADLSENDTGSLGSEVFDGIRLAESVIPFKEVSSLENFNIIVDGFIINSEFPKPVLAKYYDLCCGQNAYLHEHLLDGLNWQLITGAISEITTIAEGIRTCKASTLECNFPTWNKTLQAFEVFGMNVGFLRTRLDKLASLASESKRGKEARHEREQAEIEMRTLEAKLLEVKRTISRLLEVETETQNVSSEKLEDMLQQVAKAPW encoded by the exons atgGCGATTGTTCAAGAACAGAAACAGAGCTCCAAA CAGGTGTTGCAGATTAAGAGGGGAAGATCACCAAACAAGGAAGAAAAGCTGCTGAAGAGAAAATCTTCATGTCTCAAACAGACAACCAAGAACAAT ATGGTCAATGCTAAATCCATCAAGTCTGAAAG TAGTCTTAAACCAAAGCGATTAAAGAGAGCGACAGAAGAAAGCGTATATGACACTTCCCAAGCTCAGCTCTCTGTTCTGGAAAGAGCAAAAGAGATTGAAGCAAGTTTAGCACCAGCGTTTCCTACACTGATCAAAGTTATGCTACCGTCACATGTTACGGGAGGATTCTGGCTT GGTCTTCCTAAGAAATTCTGTTGTGTACATTTGCCAAAACATGACACGATGATTGCTTTGGAAGATGAAAGTGGGGAAGAATACCAAACCAAATATCTTGCGGACAAGGTTGGACTAAGTGGTGGATGGAGAGGCTTTTCGATTGCTCACAAGTTAGTGGAGGGAGATGTGGTAGTTTTCCATCGTGTCACTCCTTCAAAGTTCAAG GTGTATATTGTTCGATCAAAGGGTTCAGATGAATCAGATTGCTCTCTTGGCCTTATGAACCTAGGTGTTTGCATTAAAGAAATGGATACTG GGGACATTACTACTTGTGAAGGGGCAGAATATGAGGATATTAGACCTATTTCAGTGGAAAATCCTCAAAACTATAACACCATAGCCTGCAATACTAAATCCAGTCCGATTGCTGATCTGTCTGAAAATGATACTGGAAGTCTTGGTTCTGAAGTGTTTGATGGAATTAGACTCGCAGAGTCTGTGATTCCTTTCAAAGAAGTGAGCTCCTTGGAGAACTTCAACATCATCGTCGATGGTTTCATCATAAATTCCGAGTTTCCCAAACCAGTTTTGGCGAAGTACTATGACCTTTGCTGCGGTCAAAACGCATACCTTCATGAACATCTTCTGGACGGTCTTAATTGGCAACTCATAACCGGGGCAATTTCTGAAATAACCACCATCGCAGAAGGCATAAGAACCTGCAAGGCTTCCACATTAGAATGTAATTTTCCAACTTGGAATAAGACTCTACAGGCCTTTGAggtgtttggcatgaatgttgGTTTCCTGCGTACCCGGCTAGACAAGCTTGCAAGTCTCGCTTCAGAGTCAAAAAGAGGTAAAGAGGCAAGGCATGAAAGGGAACAAGCAGAAATAGAGATGAGAACCTTGGAGGCAAAGCTGTTGGAAGTGAAAAGGACCATAAGCAGGCTGTTGGAAGTAGAGACTGAGACTCAAAATGTGAGTTCAGAAAAGCTTGAGGACATGCTCCAACAAGTGGCTAAGGCCCCTTGGTGA
- the LOC112173894 gene encoding B3 domain-containing protein Os01g0234100 isoform X2 gives MAIVQEQKQSSKVLQIKRGRSPNKEEKLLKRKSSCLKQTTKNNMVNAKSIKSESSLKPKRLKRATEESVYDTSQAQLSVLERAKEIEASLAPAFPTLIKVMLPSHVTGGFWLGLPKKFCCVHLPKHDTMIALEDESGEEYQTKYLADKVGLSGGWRGFSIAHKLVEGDVVVFHRVTPSKFKVYIVRSKGSDESDCSLGLMNLGVCIKEMDTGDITTCEGAEYEDIRPISVENPQNYNTIACNTKSSPIADLSENDTGSLGSEVFDGIRLAESVIPFKEVSSLENFNIIVDGFIINSEFPKPVLAKYYDLCCGQNAYLHEHLLDGLNWQLITGAISEITTIAEGIRTCKASTLECNFPTWNKTLQAFEVFGMNVGFLRTRLDKLASLASESKRGKEARHEREQAEIEMRTLEAKLLEVKRTISRLLEVETETQNVSSEKLEDMLQQVAKAPW, from the exons atgGCGATTGTTCAAGAACAGAAACAGAGCTCCAAA GTGTTGCAGATTAAGAGGGGAAGATCACCAAACAAGGAAGAAAAGCTGCTGAAGAGAAAATCTTCATGTCTCAAACAGACAACCAAGAACAAT ATGGTCAATGCTAAATCCATCAAGTCTGAAAG TAGTCTTAAACCAAAGCGATTAAAGAGAGCGACAGAAGAAAGCGTATATGACACTTCCCAAGCTCAGCTCTCTGTTCTGGAAAGAGCAAAAGAGATTGAAGCAAGTTTAGCACCAGCGTTTCCTACACTGATCAAAGTTATGCTACCGTCACATGTTACGGGAGGATTCTGGCTT GGTCTTCCTAAGAAATTCTGTTGTGTACATTTGCCAAAACATGACACGATGATTGCTTTGGAAGATGAAAGTGGGGAAGAATACCAAACCAAATATCTTGCGGACAAGGTTGGACTAAGTGGTGGATGGAGAGGCTTTTCGATTGCTCACAAGTTAGTGGAGGGAGATGTGGTAGTTTTCCATCGTGTCACTCCTTCAAAGTTCAAG GTGTATATTGTTCGATCAAAGGGTTCAGATGAATCAGATTGCTCTCTTGGCCTTATGAACCTAGGTGTTTGCATTAAAGAAATGGATACTG GGGACATTACTACTTGTGAAGGGGCAGAATATGAGGATATTAGACCTATTTCAGTGGAAAATCCTCAAAACTATAACACCATAGCCTGCAATACTAAATCCAGTCCGATTGCTGATCTGTCTGAAAATGATACTGGAAGTCTTGGTTCTGAAGTGTTTGATGGAATTAGACTCGCAGAGTCTGTGATTCCTTTCAAAGAAGTGAGCTCCTTGGAGAACTTCAACATCATCGTCGATGGTTTCATCATAAATTCCGAGTTTCCCAAACCAGTTTTGGCGAAGTACTATGACCTTTGCTGCGGTCAAAACGCATACCTTCATGAACATCTTCTGGACGGTCTTAATTGGCAACTCATAACCGGGGCAATTTCTGAAATAACCACCATCGCAGAAGGCATAAGAACCTGCAAGGCTTCCACATTAGAATGTAATTTTCCAACTTGGAATAAGACTCTACAGGCCTTTGAggtgtttggcatgaatgttgGTTTCCTGCGTACCCGGCTAGACAAGCTTGCAAGTCTCGCTTCAGAGTCAAAAAGAGGTAAAGAGGCAAGGCATGAAAGGGAACAAGCAGAAATAGAGATGAGAACCTTGGAGGCAAAGCTGTTGGAAGTGAAAAGGACCATAAGCAGGCTGTTGGAAGTAGAGACTGAGACTCAAAATGTGAGTTCAGAAAAGCTTGAGGACATGCTCCAACAAGTGGCTAAGGCCCCTTGGTGA
- the LOC112170827 gene encoding uncharacterized protein LOC112170827 has protein sequence MSSMFDTKERWEMFNDSWQFVINSNNKEEYLKRLKSFEFRYKTYSDAITYLKDTWLVHKEKFVSAWTNKFLHFGTTTSNRAESAHAKLKRQLGSSQLNFDSSWDSIHSLIELQHTDIKASFEKSRCIIQHCAKHEELRELRGFVSITALNKIICELKRADNCEGNVDSCRCTLRQTHQLPCAHEIALYKSSNNPIPLDCIHPHWRKLDFSILPPRSNSNRSNVVHVKPHMIRFEKWFEEQSDENKKQLLLKLEEIMNPSSTSLREPQVKINNRGRPRKEDSSTRRLPSAFEYMDAFSGHDSHLSDPTVGSRAQGKNLKKRSKNQREGRTKESAASIKRQNKEFKNSKQKVSNKTCSAIPPRLTYEYTTLFPTMYQQYIANQTDVDMDGNCGYRVVAISMGFGHDGWRTVRKHLLDELRGNRTFYEDHIFGAKRFHELENCLDYFVDGFAPENFWMTMPDMGHIIATCYGVTVIHLSSTMCITFLPLYNRNECRNEYRGDCEGGEFAIGYVGRHFVKVNLISQSVPIPPVTPLWHRYQVNNGQLYNIYEQRIDQFKKLENMEDVATTDTFADIVHLDID, from the exons ATGAG TAGCATGTTTGATACCAAAGAAAGGTGGGAGATGTTTAATGATTCTTGGCAATTCGTGATCAATTCCAATAATAAGGAGGAGTATCTGAAGAGGCTAAAGTCATTTGAATTTAGATATAAAACATATTCAGATGCTATTACCTATTTGAAGGACACTTGGTTAGTGCACAAGGAAAAGTTTGTATCAGCATGGACAAATAAGTTTCTACATTTTGGTACTACTACTTCAAATAG agcgGAAAGTGCACATGCAAAGCTAAAGCGACAACTTGGCTCTAGCCAACTTAACTTTGATTCATCATGGGACAGTATACATTCTTTGATAGAGCTGCAACATACCGATATTAAAGCATCATTTGAGAAGAGTCGTTGCATTATCCAACATTGTGCCAAGCATGAGGAGTTGAGAGAGTTGAGAGGCTTTGTGTCAATCACAgcattaaacaaaataatttgCGAGTTAAAAAG ggCTGACAATTGTGAAGGAAATGTGGATTCATGTCGTTGTACTCTTCGTCAAACCCATCAGCTGCCATGTGCTCATGAGATTGCCTTATACAAAAGTAGTAACAATCCCATTCCACTTGATTGCATTCATCCTCATTGGAGGAAGTTAGATTTTAGCATTCTTCCACCAAGGAGCAATAGCAACAGGTCAAATGTTGTTCATGTGAAACCACATATGATAAGATTTGAGAAGTGGTTTGAGGAACAAAGTGATGAGAATAAGAAACAACTTCTATTGAAGTTAGAAGAGATCATGAATCCGAGTTCTACATCACTTAGAGAGCCACAAGTGAAAATCAATAATCGAGGGCGTCCACGTAAAGAAGATAGTTCCACTCGTCGTTTACCTTCTGCCTTTGAGTATATGGATGCATTTTCAGGCCATGATAGTCATTTATCGGATCCTACAGTTGGGTCTAGAGCTCAAGGAAAAAATTTGAAGAAGCGTTCAAAGAATCAAAGAGAAGGAAGGACCAAAGAGTCGGCAGCATCCATAAAAAGGCAAAACAAAGAGtttaaaaattcaaaacaaaag gTGTCAAACAAAACTTGCTCCGCGATACCACCCAGATTGACGTACGAATATACGACACTATTTCCTACCATGTATCAGCAATACATTGCAAACCAAACTGATGTTGATATGGATGGAAATTGTGGATATAGAGTCGTTGCTATCTCAATGGGGTTTGGTCATGATGGTTGGCGTACGGTACGTAAACATTTATTAGATGAGCTTAGAGGGAACCGCACTTTCTATGAAGACCACATTTTTGGGGCTAAACGGTTTCATGAACTAGAGAATTGCCTTGACTATTTTGTTGATGGGTTTGCACCTGAAAACTTTTGGATGACCATGCCCGATATGGGACATATTATTGCAACATGTTATGGTGTGACAGTAATCCATTTATCATCCACCATGTGCATTACATTTCTTCCTTTGTATAATAGGAATGAATGTCGAAATGAATATCGTGGTGATTGCGAGGGTGGTGAGTTTGCAATTGGATATGTTGGCCGTCATTTTGTTAAG GTAAATTTGATATCTCAATCTGTTCCTATTCCTCCAGTTACTCCTCTATGGCACAGATACCAAGTTAATAATGGACAGTTGTACAACATTTATGAGCAACGCATAGATCAATTCAAGAAACTCGAAAATATGGAAGACGTTGCCACCACAGATACATTTGCAGACATTGTGCATCTTGATATCGATTGA